The genomic region GACGTAAGCGTCTCTCCCGCCCGCAGGCGTTGAGTTCTCAGCACATGCAGCGCCAGATCTTTATCGCCAAGCTGAAACCATGCTTCGCCTCCGAGTTCTGCGAGTGAGGCCATGAAATTCCAGCTTTCATCGGCGCGCCCCCAGCCACGTTCTTGATCGGAAAGTCCGGATAGCGTGTAGAGCACGGTATCGATATCAGGAGAGACCATCAAACCATGATGTTCGAAATCGTCACCCGTGTTGACAATCAGCTTGAGACTTTTCCCGAGAACGCGTTGCAATCCGAGCGCAAGCTTCGCGCCACCGACACCACCGCAGAGCGCCACGACGCTGCCGACCTCATTTGATTGCGGCATGGGCGTGCTCATCGAAAGAGATCCCTCTCCTTGTCGCGAACGAGCACCGACGCCGAGCGCTCAGGTGCGCTCGCTTGAAAGCCGCGAACAATCACGGCAGGCAACCCCGCCCCCGCCTGCCCCATCAAAAGCGAAGCTGCCGACGCAAGTTCGTCGGCAATGGCAACTTCCGTCACCCGCAACTCGCGACCAAAGAGATCAGAGCTGCCAACAAGATCGACCAGTGATGGAACTCCTGCGCTGCCGATGGCTATCCCCACGACGCCATTGCGCCACGGCCGACCGAAACTGTCGTTAATGATGACGCCGATCGCCACGTCGAAATCCGCATCGAGTGCCGCTTTGATGGATGCTGCGCTGCCGTCGGGATCGCAAGGCAGGAGAAGCAATCGGCCTGCTCCCTCGCCATGGGAGATGTTCGACTCGTCGATGCCGGCATTGGCCATCACGAAACCGAGCTTGTGGGCGGCAATAATGAGGTGGGGCCCGACTTTGACGATATCGTCGGATTCACTGAGAATTGTTTCGACGTGCCGAGGATCTTTGCCACTTCGTTGCGCCAGAGCTTTGGCTTCTTCCGACGGCACGACGGCTTCGAGATCGACATAGCGGCCTTCGGCCTTCGATACGATCTTTTGCGCGACAACCAGAATATCGCTGTCTTGCAGACCGACACCGTTATCTCGAACCGCCGCCGCGAGGATCGCAGCCAGATCGTCGCCTGGCTCGATCAACGGAACTCCTCGCAAAGCAAACAATGTGACGGGCGCGGTTTGCATCGTGTCTATACCGCCTCGTTGGCTTCCAGCCCGGTAATACCAATGCCGGCGCTCGGAACCTTATATTGCCGGTTGATCCAGATAAGGACGGACGTCATTGCCTCAGCGGCGGCGGAATTCGCCAACGCGCCGCCGGCAACGCCACGACGCGCCACCACACCAGCCAGTTCAACGACCGTGCTGCGTGCGTTCTTATCATCGCTGAAGACAAGCACATCGCAATCAGCGCGACCGCCAGAGTGAAGCTTCTTGGCGCCCACATTATGAAATGCCGAAACGACCCTCACTCCGTCACCGAAAAGCCGTTGCGATATCTGCGCGGCCGAGCCGTCTACCGGGAGCTGTACGGTCGACACTTTTGGCGGCACGAGCGGCACAGTGGCATCAATGACGATCTTGCCCTGCGCCGCATCCTTGATCTCGGCAATAGTCGAAGCATGATTGCTGAACGGAATCGTTAGCACGATGATTGTCGCTGTGGCTGCGGCCTCTCCATTCGACAACCCAGTAACGCCATGACCAATCTCGGCAGCAGAGGCTTCTGCCTTGTCTTTTGAGCGCGAACCGACAATCACTTTGTAACCGGCGGCGGCCCAGACCTTAGCCAAGCCCGATCCCAGATCGCCTGTGCCCCCTATGATTCCTATGGTTGGCTTCATCGTATTTGCCATGCTCCCGGTTCTTAGTCTCGTGGGTGCCAAGGCCAGCGAGCGCCAGAAGCAAAACATACTATTTATAGAATAACAATATGTTTTACCGTAAACCAAGGTATTAGCCGCTCGAATGGCTAGCGAGAAGCAGGTCGGCAGCTCGATGACCGATCATCACGCAGGGCGCCATCGTGTTGCCTGTCGTGACCGCGGGCATGACAGAACCATCAGCCACGCGCAGACCATCGACACCATAAACCTGCAGCGCCCCGTTCACGACCGCCATCGGATCGCGTCCCATCTTTGCGGTGCACGTCTCATGAAAATACGTGCCGGCAGCGTTACGCAGGAAGTTCTCGAGCTGGGCGCCCTTGAGGGGGCCGGGCATGATCTCCCGCTCAGTGAACGCCTTAAGCTCCGCCGAATTGCCGATTTCGCGGCAGATCTCGACGGCGCGAACGAGGGCCTTCATATCTGCCGGATCGCTGAGCAGATTGGCATGGATGCGAAGTGGATCGGACGCACGCGGCCCTGTCAGCTCGATGTAGCCGCGGCTTTGTGGGCGCACGAGCCCTGGTGCCAGCGTAAACGCCTGCGAGGGATCGACCGGCACGTTGTATTGGTCGCGCGTGATTTCGGATCCGAAGCCGCACTCTTCGAGAATGGGCTGAAGGTCCGGCGTCTTGAGCGAGGGATCACTTTTGCAAAAAAATGTGAATTCTGCCGAGTTGTTGCGCGGTGGCTCAGGTTTTGAATACGCCCAAACACAGCCTGCAACGAGGATATGATCCTGCAGATTGCGGCCGACGCCCGGCAGATGCTGCTTCAACGGGATACCATGCCGCGCAAGCTCAGCCTCGTCGCCTATGCCTGAAAGCATCAGAACCTTCGGCGTGTTGATTGCTCCGAGCGACAAGATGATTTCGCACGTTGCGTGGGCGATCAGCTGCTTGCCATGACAGGTGAACGCAACGCCAGTCGCGCGCCGGCCGGTGAAAAGCACACGCTCGACTTCAGCGCCGAGAATGACAGTGAGGTTCGGCTGGTGCATACGGGGCCGGAGATAGGCGCTCGCCGTCGAGATTCGAATGCCGTCTTTCACCGTGATATTGGCGATACCGCAGCCGCCGTCGCTTTCCATCGTCTCCGCGTTGAGATCGTCGGTGCGCGGAATGCCTAAGGCGTGGGCAGCATCGACCAGCGCGGGCGCAACAGGAATCGGATCGTCAGGAAGCGTAATGTAAACTGGACCGCCCTTGCCGCGCATTCCCGAGCCGTTTGGGCCGTGCCAGTCCTCGATCTCTTTGTAAGCCTTGGTGACCGAATTATAGCTCCAGCCGTCGTCACCCGTTTCTTCCGCCCATTGATCGAAATCGTTCTTGTGGCCGCGCGCCCAGACCAATCCATTGATGCTCGATCCGCCGCCCAAAACTTTGCCCATCGGCAACGGTGCCCGTCTACCGTTGAGGCCAGGATGCGGTTCGGACTTAAAGCTCCAATCACGTTCGCCGCCGATGTTGCGCATCCAGATTTTAGCATCGTCGATTTCCGGAATGCGTTCGTCTCCACCCGCCTCCAACAGCAAAACGCGAATTTCTGGACGTTCTGCCAAACGCGCCGCAACGACCGCGCCGGATGCGCCACCGCCGCAGACGATGAAGTCATATTCGCCCGCGAGGATAGTTGAACTCATAGTGTAGTACTTTCCATATCTGCAATTTGGATCGACTCTTCGCGGATGCTCTGCAGCACCGTCCAATGAGCATGCCGAAATGCGTCGGTTGCCATCACTGCCGGTACACGCGGACGCGGCAAGTCTATCAGCACGGTAAGTTTGATCTTGCCGGGCTGATTGCTCATGACCAGAACGCGATCGGCGAGAAATACGGCTTCGTCTACGTCGTGCGTGACGAACAGAACCGTCAGCTTGTGCTTTTCCCAGATGCCGGTCAGCAATTCCTGCATGTGATGGCGCGTGAGCGCATCGAGTGCGCCAAAAGGCTCGTCCATCAAGAGGATCTTCGGCCGGTATGACAGCGCACGCGCGATCGCAACGCGCTGTTTCATGCCACCTGACAGTTGGTTCGGGTA from Hyphomicrobium sp. MC1 harbors:
- the cofE gene encoding coenzyme F420-0:L-glutamate ligase, giving the protein MQTAPVTLFALRGVPLIEPGDDLAAILAAAVRDNGVGLQDSDILVVAQKIVSKAEGRYVDLEAVVPSEEAKALAQRSGKDPRHVETILSESDDIVKVGPHLIIAAHKLGFVMANAGIDESNISHGEGAGRLLLLPCDPDGSAASIKAALDADFDVAIGVIINDSFGRPWRNGVVGIAIGSAGVPSLVDLVGSSDLFGRELRVTEVAIADELASAASLLMGQAGAGLPAVIVRGFQASAPERSASVLVRDKERDLFR
- the npdG gene encoding NADPH-dependent F420 reductase; the protein is MANTMKPTIGIIGGTGDLGSGLAKVWAAAGYKVIVGSRSKDKAEASAAEIGHGVTGLSNGEAAATATIIVLTIPFSNHASTIAEIKDAAQGKIVIDATVPLVPPKVSTVQLPVDGSAAQISQRLFGDGVRVVSAFHNVGAKKLHSGGRADCDVLVFSDDKNARSTVVELAGVVARRGVAGGALANSAAAEAMTSVLIWINRQYKVPSAGIGITGLEANEAV
- a CDS encoding GMC family oxidoreductase, whose amino-acid sequence is MSSTILAGEYDFIVCGGGASGAVVAARLAERPEIRVLLLEAGGDERIPEIDDAKIWMRNIGGERDWSFKSEPHPGLNGRRAPLPMGKVLGGGSSINGLVWARGHKNDFDQWAEETGDDGWSYNSVTKAYKEIEDWHGPNGSGMRGKGGPVYITLPDDPIPVAPALVDAAHALGIPRTDDLNAETMESDGGCGIANITVKDGIRISTASAYLRPRMHQPNLTVILGAEVERVLFTGRRATGVAFTCHGKQLIAHATCEIILSLGAINTPKVLMLSGIGDEAELARHGIPLKQHLPGVGRNLQDHILVAGCVWAYSKPEPPRNNSAEFTFFCKSDPSLKTPDLQPILEECGFGSEITRDQYNVPVDPSQAFTLAPGLVRPQSRGYIELTGPRASDPLRIHANLLSDPADMKALVRAVEICREIGNSAELKAFTEREIMPGPLKGAQLENFLRNAAGTYFHETCTAKMGRDPMAVVNGALQVYGVDGLRVADGSVMPAVTTGNTMAPCVMIGHRAADLLLASHSSG
- a CDS encoding ABC transporter ATP-binding protein; the protein is MTRYPKLKVDAVSKYFGTGAARTKAVDNVTISLVENEFVALVGASGCGKSTLLSIIAGLQTCEEGVILVDNVPIDGPGRDRGVVFQGYTLMPWLTAQQNVEFALQAAGMNRKDARDVALEHIKLVRLEKFKDRYPNQLSGGMKQRVAIARALSYRPKILLMDEPFGALDALTRHHMQELLTGIWEKHKLTVLFVTHDVDEAVFLADRVLVMSNQPGKIKLTVLIDLPRPRVPAVMATDAFRHAHWTVLQSIREESIQIADMESTTL